A genomic region of Cyanobacteria bacterium FACHB-DQ100 contains the following coding sequences:
- a CDS encoding sigma-70 family RNA polymerase sigma factor yields MRSRHETLETFSTFLQFEGDRATTWAIDARLRRSMQKRMETASGSSEFWALYWYKFWRESCDRVSIDHLTAYLQETCYWSAHKMLLSFAAVQYTLPDCFQVAIVKVEKILQNFNPQHGFNLQNYASAIFSSTIRDTLRQRQEIDICTNWALLRKVSQKRLIESLENAGLSSGVIASYILAWNCFKTLYTPPQNASTRKLPRPDEQTWSAIAHLYNEERESLPEASSPAIEKWLVACANSARNYLNPSVVSINTPKPGYDSGELLDDVPESPRESLISDLIAEEELEERQDQRSQINQVLEIAIAELDAELRSILHLYYAERCTQQQMATRLNIKQYTISRRLTKAKELLLKSLAAWSQTTLHISLTPALLQTMSAVLEDWLQSHYIP; encoded by the coding sequence ATGCGATCGCGTCACGAAACTTTAGAAACGTTTTCCACTTTTTTGCAGTTTGAAGGCGATCGAGCAACCACTTGGGCGATCGATGCTCGGTTGCGACGCAGTATGCAAAAACGGATGGAGACAGCCTCCGGATCGTCAGAGTTTTGGGCATTGTATTGGTACAAATTCTGGCGAGAATCCTGCGATCGCGTGTCGATCGATCATCTCACCGCATATCTACAAGAAACCTGCTACTGGTCAGCGCACAAAATGTTGCTGAGCTTTGCGGCGGTGCAATACACGCTACCGGACTGCTTTCAAGTTGCGATCGTCAAAGTTGAGAAAATCTTACAGAACTTTAATCCACAACACGGATTTAATCTGCAAAACTATGCCAGCGCGATTTTCTCAAGCACAATCCGAGACACGCTGCGCCAACGCCAAGAAATTGATATTTGCACAAACTGGGCATTACTGAGAAAAGTCAGTCAAAAACGCTTAATCGAGTCACTTGAGAATGCAGGATTATCATCAGGAGTGATCGCATCCTACATCCTCGCGTGGAACTGTTTCAAAACACTCTACACTCCACCCCAAAACGCTTCTACGCGCAAACTCCCGCGCCCAGATGAGCAAACCTGGAGCGCGATCGCTCATCTTTACAACGAAGAGCGCGAATCTCTCCCGGAAGCCTCATCTCCGGCGATCGAGAAATGGCTTGTCGCTTGTGCAAACTCAGCCCGAAACTATCTCAACCCCTCAGTCGTTTCCATCAACACGCCCAAACCCGGATACGATTCCGGTGAATTGCTAGACGATGTGCCCGAAAGTCCGCGAGAATCTTTGATTTCTGATCTAATCGCTGAAGAAGAACTAGAAGAACGGCAAGACCAACGATCGCAAATTAACCAAGTCCTCGAAATTGCGATCGCTGAACTTGATGCAGAACTGCGATCGATCTTGCACCTCTACTACGCAGAACGCTGCACCCAGCAGCAAATGGCAACCCGCCTCAATATCAAGCAATACACGATTTCTCGTCGGCTTACCAAAGCCAAAGAACTCCTACTAAAATCCCTTGCCGCTTGGAGCCAAACTACGCTGCATATTTCCCTCACCCCTGCCCTACTTCAAACCATGAGCGCAGTTCTCGAAGACTGGCTGCAATCCCACTACATTCCCTAA
- a CDS encoding 1-acyl-sn-glycerol-3-phosphate acyltransferase, whose translation MPHPRQFVQPPLEFIPPDLDRNILRVARLILPVWMRRKTSIAKIDAVNVEQLAELYQQFQAGKIRLLLAFRHPSADDPFCLMYLVHYLLPRTARQTGIRLQSPTHAHFMYDRGIPLWAGAHIGWMYSKLGGTPIHRGKLDRVGLKSARDLLTNGQFPLMAAPEGATNGHNEIVSPLEPGIAQMAFWCVEDLQKADRSEQVVIVPIGIQYHYVKQDWKPVDQLLKSLEADTGIKPNTSDRYARLYAISEHMLTVMESFYRRFYHQDLPSVENAEPNARLALRLEILLDAALTVAEQYFNLQTKGNVIDRCRRLEQAAWDLIFREDLKLGEIPPVDRGLADRVAEEASLRIWHMRLVESFVAVTGKYVLEKPSLDRFAETTLLLWDMITRIKGGNAFKRPRLGKQSVLMTIGEPISVSDRAAVYQSSRRAAKQAVADLTQDLQIAMEKMIL comes from the coding sequence GTGCCGCACCCGCGTCAATTCGTCCAGCCACCTTTAGAATTCATCCCGCCTGACCTCGATCGCAACATCCTGCGCGTGGCACGATTGATCCTTCCAGTGTGGATGCGTCGCAAAACCTCGATCGCCAAAATCGATGCGGTGAACGTCGAACAGCTTGCAGAACTGTATCAGCAATTCCAAGCTGGAAAGATCCGGCTATTGCTGGCGTTTCGGCATCCCAGTGCAGACGATCCGTTTTGCTTGATGTATCTGGTTCACTATCTTTTACCGCGAACGGCACGCCAAACAGGAATTCGGCTCCAATCTCCCACTCACGCCCACTTTATGTACGATCGCGGCATTCCTTTGTGGGCGGGTGCTCACATCGGCTGGATGTACTCTAAACTCGGCGGCACTCCTATTCATCGGGGCAAGCTCGATCGTGTCGGATTAAAATCCGCCCGCGATCTCTTAACAAATGGACAATTCCCGCTAATGGCAGCCCCAGAAGGCGCAACCAACGGACATAACGAGATTGTTAGCCCGCTCGAACCCGGTATCGCGCAAATGGCTTTTTGGTGCGTTGAGGACTTGCAGAAAGCCGATCGCTCAGAACAAGTTGTGATTGTTCCAATTGGAATTCAATACCACTATGTGAAACAAGATTGGAAACCTGTAGATCAGCTTTTGAAATCGCTAGAAGCAGACACAGGAATTAAGCCGAATACCTCAGATCGTTATGCGAGATTGTACGCGATCTCAGAACATATGCTAACGGTCATGGAATCATTCTACAGAAGGTTTTATCACCAGGATTTACCCTCCGTTGAAAACGCTGAACCGAATGCAAGACTGGCACTCCGGCTTGAGATTTTACTCGATGCCGCTTTGACGGTGGCAGAACAGTATTTTAACTTGCAAACAAAAGGCAATGTGATCGATCGCTGTCGTCGGCTAGAGCAGGCAGCTTGGGATCTCATCTTCCGCGAAGATCTCAAACTGGGCGAAATTCCTCCGGTCGATCGCGGACTTGCCGATCGCGTTGCTGAAGAAGCGAGCTTAAGAATTTGGCATATGCGACTGGTTGAAAGTTTTGTTGCTGTGACCGGAAAATATGTGCTGGAAAAACCGTCGCTCGATCGCTTTGCCGAAACCACGCTGCTGTTGTGGGATATGATTACGCGGATTAAAGGCGGCAATGCGTTTAAGCGACCCAGGTTAGGGAAACAATCGGTTTTAATGACTATTGGCGAGCCGATTTCAGTTAGCGATCGGGCTGCTGTTTATCAAAGCAGTCGTCGTGCAGCTAAACAAGCGGTTGCTGATTTAACTCAAGATTTGCAAATTGCAATGGAAAAAATGATCCTGTGA
- a CDS encoding recombinase family protein, with protein sequence MKVIAYLYSDPLLEETPNTTLWEQKIDQIYQDFAGETVDRAQFNQLLRDCETETVQLLIRRLEDLGSSIAEIRDRLTQLESLNVEVISVESDELSAATLQQLQELQHNQKSRRIRQGHARNRIKTLAPPGKAPYGYRRSRNRYILDRATAPVVKEFFDHFLLYGSLRGAVRFLEKKYAKKISVSTGQRWLTNPVYRGDLEYQTGETIPDTHPAILSRDEAAQIDRLLRRNRRLPARTASAPRSLAGLVTCGDCQSGMTVTRVTSHKKGKKEYLYLRPMQCPKQCKGIAYEEILQCTIDRICEDLPRAVSEMGTPDIDAIKSNIQGVIGQKQAILNQIPSLTETGILDAETAELRSYKLRSEIAELQNKVSQLPPVNLKAIAQTVSIPQFWLDLSEAERRFYFREFIRQIELIRTETGWKLKLNFIF encoded by the coding sequence ATGAAAGTGATTGCCTATCTCTACAGCGATCCTCTACTGGAAGAAACGCCAAATACAACGCTGTGGGAACAGAAGATTGATCAGATCTATCAGGATTTTGCGGGTGAGACGGTCGATCGCGCTCAATTCAATCAACTGCTTCGGGATTGCGAAACTGAAACGGTGCAATTACTGATTCGACGACTTGAAGATCTGGGAAGTTCGATTGCAGAGATTCGCGATCGGTTAACTCAACTCGAATCCCTTAATGTTGAAGTGATTTCTGTTGAATCAGACGAGTTATCAGCGGCGACATTACAACAATTACAGGAGCTACAACACAATCAGAAAAGCCGAAGAATCCGCCAAGGTCATGCCCGTAACCGCATCAAAACCCTTGCGCCACCCGGAAAAGCCCCTTACGGATATCGGCGCAGTCGCAACCGATATATTCTCGATCGCGCCACTGCTCCTGTGGTTAAAGAATTCTTTGATCATTTCTTGCTGTATGGTTCTTTACGGGGTGCAGTTCGATTTTTAGAAAAGAAATACGCCAAAAAAATTTCCGTCTCCACGGGGCAGCGCTGGCTCACCAATCCGGTGTATCGAGGCGATTTAGAATACCAAACCGGTGAAACGATTCCCGATACGCATCCCGCAATTTTGTCGCGCGACGAAGCCGCCCAAATCGATCGCTTACTCCGACGCAACCGCCGATTGCCTGCTCGAACTGCCAGCGCTCCTCGATCGCTGGCGGGGCTTGTCACCTGTGGCGATTGTCAATCTGGCATGACCGTAACGCGAGTGACATCGCACAAAAAAGGCAAAAAAGAATATTTATATCTACGCCCGATGCAATGTCCTAAACAATGTAAAGGAATTGCCTACGAAGAAATTTTGCAATGCACGATCGATCGGATTTGTGAAGACTTACCCCGCGCAGTTTCAGAAATGGGAACCCCAGATATTGATGCAATTAAATCGAACATTCAAGGCGTGATCGGGCAAAAGCAAGCCATCTTAAATCAAATCCCATCACTGACTGAAACCGGAATTCTAGATGCGGAAACCGCAGAACTGCGATCGTACAAACTTCGGAGCGAGATTGCGGAACTACAAAATAAAGTGTCTCAGCTACCGCCCGTGAATTTGAAGGCGATCGCGCAAACGGTTTCGATTCCGCAATTTTGGCTGGATCTATCCGAGGCAGAACGCCGATTTTACTTTCGCGAATTTATTCGTCAAATCGAATTGATCCGCACTGAAACCGGATGGAAATTGAAGTTGAATTTCATTTTTTGA
- a CDS encoding DUF1822 family protein, translating into MSFDLFLDTDTVQLQQPNWTAYLNQLSLTALLPWFEAESSNVRLSLNTSARQSIWAFVTGTAFTVNGFRFVVIPTEAIDHDELRIPQEWIDLPVWAGDYYLAAQVEPDEGRVSIWGYATHHTIKTQGRFEGSDRTYSLTADQLSNPEILWLTSELCAPVLRAEVAPLPAMSIEHANNLIDRLSNPNILIPRLAIPFPLWGVLMEHGGWRQRLYQSRQGLAIQPSILEWLQTGITNLSGITNLFGWERVELQPSYAAARSTELETPTVALSRLLEIAGQSYELRVVPQPDESWRFELSNTLPGGMIPGGFKLRLLTEDLQPFEGNEAIAPTAVESLSIDVALEPGEGIVWETEPIAAQYDREILQF; encoded by the coding sequence ATGTCCTTCGATCTTTTTCTTGACACCGATACCGTCCAACTCCAGCAGCCCAACTGGACTGCTTATCTCAATCAGCTTTCTCTCACAGCGCTGCTTCCTTGGTTTGAGGCAGAATCATCAAATGTGCGGCTCTCACTCAACACCAGCGCCCGCCAAAGCATCTGGGCATTCGTCACCGGAACAGCTTTCACCGTTAACGGCTTTCGATTCGTCGTGATTCCAACTGAAGCGATCGACCACGACGAACTCCGCATTCCCCAAGAGTGGATCGATTTACCCGTTTGGGCAGGCGACTATTACCTCGCGGCACAGGTTGAACCCGACGAAGGACGAGTCAGCATTTGGGGCTACGCCACCCATCACACGATCAAAACTCAGGGCAGATTCGAGGGGAGCGATCGCACCTACAGCCTCACCGCCGATCAACTCAGCAATCCCGAAATTCTCTGGCTCACTTCCGAGCTATGCGCCCCGGTTCTTCGAGCCGAAGTCGCGCCATTACCTGCGATGTCGATCGAGCATGCGAATAATTTGATCGATCGCTTGAGCAATCCCAATATTCTCATTCCTCGCCTAGCGATTCCGTTCCCATTGTGGGGCGTGTTGATGGAGCATGGCGGCTGGCGACAACGTTTATATCAATCCCGGCAGGGTTTAGCAATTCAGCCTTCGATTCTAGAATGGCTGCAAACCGGAATAACGAATCTCTCCGGAATAACGAATCTCTTTGGATGGGAGCGGGTTGAACTTCAGCCAAGCTACGCCGCAGCCCGCAGCACCGAACTTGAGACTCCCACAGTGGCGCTGTCTCGGTTGCTAGAAATTGCCGGACAATCCTATGAATTGCGCGTGGTGCCACAGCCTGACGAGTCGTGGCGGTTTGAGCTAAGCAATACGCTACCGGGCGGAATGATTCCGGGCGGATTTAAGCTGCGCTTGTTAACCGAGGATTTACAGCCCTTTGAAGGCAATGAGGCGATCGCACCAACAGCAGTAGAATCCTTGTCGATCGACGTTGCCTTAGAACCCGGAGAAGGGATTGTCTGGGAAACCGAACCAATCGCAGCCCAGTACGATCGAGAAATTCTCCAGTTTTAA
- the codB gene encoding cytosine permease encodes MSLIGESQVPDRSQANQDYPLSAVPLSDRKPIWSLAPLLMGFALTSTTLLAGGKLGSSLRFADMLWVMVIGNVALGSYCAAIAYIAAKSGLSTVLMARFSFGAIGSRWVDFILGFTQIGWYAVTNAFIADALLKLLNLPESLEWFAIAFFTYAFCVTAYLGYTAMDWLSRLAVPAMLVLIALSLSIGFRDAGNLFALVPTQSIGFTEAIAVVIATFISGGTQATNWSRYADSTKNAVWSTLSAFMLINGLLIFAGAFCTLVYGTNDLIEAMAKQGLLLGGLILLILNVWTTQDNTIYAFSIAGSNFFRTSKRTAFVLGGSTFALILALGGIYGQMIPFLLFLGTVIPPVGGIIMADYWFSRKGSFPSLESPLPAFNWAGVIAYGVAAAIAQFSSATGFGIAPINGVVSAAVLYVILSRVLPSSLRA; translated from the coding sequence ATGAGTCTTATTGGTGAATCACAAGTCCCTGATCGCTCACAGGCGAATCAGGACTATCCATTGTCTGCCGTGCCCCTGTCCGATCGTAAACCGATCTGGTCGTTGGCTCCTTTATTAATGGGGTTTGCGCTGACTTCGACGACGCTGCTTGCAGGGGGCAAACTCGGATCATCGCTACGCTTTGCGGATATGCTCTGGGTGATGGTCATCGGGAATGTGGCACTAGGGTCGTACTGTGCTGCAATCGCCTATATTGCGGCAAAAAGCGGGTTGAGTACCGTGCTGATGGCGCGATTTAGCTTCGGGGCGATCGGGTCGCGCTGGGTCGATTTTATTTTGGGTTTTACCCAAATCGGTTGGTATGCGGTGACGAATGCGTTTATTGCAGATGCGTTGTTAAAGTTGCTGAATCTGCCAGAATCGCTAGAGTGGTTTGCGATCGCGTTTTTCACCTATGCGTTCTGTGTGACAGCTTATCTGGGGTATACGGCAATGGACTGGTTAAGCCGATTAGCCGTCCCCGCCATGCTCGTTCTGATTGCCTTGAGTCTGTCGATCGGGTTTCGAGACGCAGGCAATCTGTTTGCTTTAGTTCCAACTCAGTCGATTGGCTTTACAGAAGCGATCGCCGTTGTGATTGCAACCTTTATCTCTGGTGGAACTCAGGCAACAAACTGGAGCCGCTACGCAGATTCAACCAAGAATGCAGTCTGGAGTACCTTGTCTGCGTTTATGTTGATCAATGGCTTGCTCATCTTCGCGGGTGCATTCTGTACCTTGGTGTACGGTACCAATGATTTGATCGAAGCGATGGCAAAACAAGGATTGCTGCTGGGTGGATTAATTCTACTGATCCTGAACGTCTGGACAACTCAGGACAACACAATCTATGCGTTTTCGATCGCCGGCAGTAACTTTTTCCGTACTTCAAAGCGAACCGCTTTTGTGTTGGGGGGGTCAACCTTCGCATTGATTCTTGCGCTAGGTGGAATCTACGGACAGATGATTCCGTTTCTGCTCTTTCTAGGAACGGTGATTCCTCCAGTGGGAGGCATTATCATGGCGGATTATTGGTTTTCCCGTAAGGGAAGTTTCCCATCGCTCGAATCACCGCTCCCTGCGTTTAATTGGGCAGGTGTGATTGCGTATGGGGTCGCGGCTGCGATTGCCCAGTTCTCTAGTGCAACAGGGTTTGGGATTGCGCCAATTAACGGAGTGGTTTCGGCAGCAGTGCTGTATGTGATTTTGAGTCGGGTTTTGCCGAGTTCACTTCGAGCTTAG
- a CDS encoding DUF1643 domain-containing protein → MPRVGFVLLNPNPANAEHNNPTIRRCIGFAKRWDTTLEVDSIRSR, encoded by the coding sequence GTGCCTCGCGTTGGTTTTGTCCTACTGAACCCGAATCCAGCGAACGCAGAACACAATAATCCAACCATTCGGCGCTGTATTGGATTTGCAAAACGCTGGGACACTACCTTAGAAGTGGATAGCATTAGAAGTAGATAG
- a CDS encoding VOC family protein, with the protein MQLTQFLHAAIVVSDLEKSEHFYGTVLGLQKVERVLKFPGAWYEIGSFQIHLIADSSRATEVLNAEKWGRNRHLAFSVANLEAAKQQLIAHHCEFQMSASGRAALFVKDPDHNIVELGEA; encoded by the coding sequence ATTCAATTGACGCAATTTCTACACGCTGCGATCGTTGTTTCTGACTTAGAGAAATCCGAGCATTTCTATGGCACGGTGTTGGGGTTGCAAAAGGTTGAGCGCGTCTTGAAGTTTCCGGGGGCTTGGTACGAAATTGGATCGTTTCAGATTCATCTGATTGCAGATTCGAGCCGGGCGACGGAAGTTTTGAATGCTGAAAAGTGGGGAAGAAATCGGCACTTAGCATTCTCGGTGGCAAATTTGGAAGCCGCGAAACAGCAGTTAATTGCTCATCATTGCGAATTTCAAATGAGCGCATCGGGTCGGGCTGCATTGTTTGTCAAAGATCCTGATCACAATATTGTTGAACTGGGAGAAGCATAA
- a CDS encoding thylakoid membrane photosystem I accumulation factor: MFNRFVLAFVAIALFCFTIAQPAWASLDDDRFDGEIFALYAGNGSLVPPKVTLADAFNQKKPVLMVFYTDDSSDCKRYSSVVSQAQAFYGRVIDIMPIRVDSLPVKDKFDLKEPGYYYKGFVPQTLVFDQNGKVRLNEVGTIPYEKIDDEFRSIFDLLPRSESVILKRRPVNEINTELVPQTK; encoded by the coding sequence ATGTTTAACCGCTTCGTATTGGCGTTTGTCGCGATCGCGCTCTTTTGTTTCACGATCGCACAACCCGCTTGGGCAAGTCTCGACGACGATCGCTTTGATGGCGAAATCTTTGCGCTTTATGCCGGAAACGGCTCACTGGTGCCGCCAAAAGTCACGTTAGCGGATGCGTTCAACCAGAAAAAACCTGTCCTGATGGTGTTCTACACCGACGATAGCAGCGACTGTAAACGTTACTCCAGCGTCGTTTCGCAGGCGCAAGCCTTCTACGGTCGCGTGATTGACATTATGCCGATCCGGGTCGATTCGCTTCCTGTGAAAGACAAGTTTGACCTGAAAGAACCTGGCTACTACTACAAAGGCTTTGTGCCGCAAACTCTGGTCTTTGACCAAAACGGCAAAGTGCGGCTCAACGAAGTCGGAACCATCCCTTACGAAAAGATCGATGATGAATTCCGAAGCATTTTTGATCTTCTGCCACGATCGGAGTCCGTGATTCTCAAACGCCGTCCGGTGAACGAAATCAACACGGAGCTGGTTCCGCAGACGAAATAA
- a CDS encoding caspase family protein → MKRRSLLQAAGIFCGAWGVDQLLLGRAARVLAQPTPRKLALLVGINQYRNSSLNGCLTDLELQRELLIHRFGFHPSDIVVLTNQKATRSQIETHFIEHLTRQAQPDDVVVFHFSGFGSLQKLGTTADDIQPVLLTVDDPKEDAIANALSQDTLLLLLRSLATSQVTTVLDAGYLYPGYSQRGNLKLRSRPSDPASQLIAAELEFQETLLASTGLDRTQARVRWRSGQLPGVVLSAATDQQLTAESLWNGFTAGLFTYALTQQLWQATSETTLRISLQQASELIAKRVDSRQQPILIGQKNRDRPLKPFHIAAIQPPADGVIKEIDDKLVQLWLGGLPPQVLEAYSPGAVLRVETDDRPLLQIAERNGLVAKARLLTESANLQIGQRVRERIRTFAKDVKLAIAIDAALNRVERVDAVSALSGLPRVSAAIAGEQAADYLFSKVEETTQVAALTSDAMKGTIPPAGYGLFSQGRDAIVGTSGESGEAIKLAVRRLAPRLQTLLGAKLLSLTTNSTVSELAVRASLEVNDVKVAAQHTERSSAATVVPADGKVLALPVGTPIRLRIENGELSPIHFLVLGLDHQGAGILLNPMQNGQAQTSIAPSETAIVPQSLTDWIIQAPSGLAEIYLVCSRVPFQQAQAVLGSGTGFVRSLPNFLEVAQAVLQDLHCASGTSSWINASELFALDVSVWATFCFSYQVV, encoded by the coding sequence ATGAAACGTCGATCGCTATTGCAAGCAGCCGGAATCTTTTGCGGAGCCTGGGGAGTCGATCAACTCTTACTCGGTCGTGCGGCTAGAGTTTTGGCACAGCCCACGCCGCGCAAACTCGCGCTCTTGGTTGGGATTAACCAATATCGCAATTCATCGTTAAATGGTTGTTTAACCGATTTGGAATTGCAAAGGGAACTGTTAATTCATCGCTTTGGGTTTCATCCCAGTGATATCGTGGTTCTCACAAACCAGAAAGCCACGCGATCGCAAATCGAAACGCATTTCATAGAGCATTTGACTCGACAAGCGCAACCCGATGATGTGGTTGTGTTTCACTTTAGCGGATTTGGCAGCTTACAAAAACTGGGTACGACCGCAGATGATATTCAGCCTGTTTTGCTAACGGTAGATGATCCAAAAGAAGACGCGATCGCCAACGCGCTTTCTCAAGACACCTTATTGTTATTGCTGCGATCGCTTGCAACTTCACAAGTCACAACGGTTCTGGATGCAGGATACCTTTATCCTGGCTATTCACAGCGCGGTAACTTAAAGCTGCGATCGCGCCCCAGTGACCCAGCTTCTCAACTGATCGCCGCAGAACTGGAATTCCAAGAAACGCTGCTTGCCAGTACCGGACTCGATCGCACTCAAGCGCGGGTGAGATGGCGATCGGGACAACTGCCCGGAGTCGTTCTCTCGGCTGCAACAGATCAGCAGTTGACAGCAGAATCGCTGTGGAATGGGTTTACTGCAGGATTGTTTACTTATGCGCTGACGCAACAATTGTGGCAAGCAACATCCGAAACCACTTTGCGGATTAGCCTGCAACAAGCTTCGGAACTGATTGCGAAGCGGGTGGATAGCAGGCAACAGCCAATATTAATAGGGCAAAAAAACCGCGATCGTCCCCTTAAACCTTTCCACATTGCCGCGATTCAACCACCCGCAGATGGGGTGATCAAGGAGATCGATGATAAGCTAGTGCAACTCTGGCTGGGAGGACTACCGCCACAAGTGTTAGAAGCGTATAGTCCGGGTGCGGTGCTGCGGGTCGAAACGGACGATCGTCCCCTGTTACAAATTGCTGAGCGTAATGGATTGGTTGCAAAAGCGCGATTGCTAACCGAATCAGCAAATTTACAGATTGGGCAACGAGTCCGAGAAAGAATCCGCACCTTTGCCAAGGATGTCAAATTAGCGATCGCAATCGATGCCGCTTTGAATCGGGTTGAGCGGGTGGATGCGGTGAGTGCGCTGTCTGGATTGCCAAGAGTATCAGCCGCGATCGCGGGAGAACAAGCGGCAGACTATCTATTCAGCAAAGTTGAGGAAACGACTCAAGTGGCAGCGCTGACTTCTGATGCGATGAAAGGCACGATTCCACCTGCGGGGTATGGCTTATTTTCGCAAGGACGGGACGCGATCGTAGGCACATCGGGTGAATCGGGTGAAGCCATAAAGTTAGCGGTTCGCCGCCTTGCACCACGACTGCAAACGCTTTTAGGGGCGAAGCTGCTGAGCTTAACCACAAATTCTACGGTTTCTGAGTTGGCAGTGCGGGCATCGCTTGAGGTCAACGATGTTAAGGTAGCAGCGCAACACACCGAGCGATCGTCTGCGGCAACGGTTGTGCCTGCAGATGGAAAAGTTCTTGCGCTTCCTGTCGGAACTCCGATTCGGCTACGGATTGAAAATGGAGAGTTGAGTCCGATTCATTTTTTGGTGTTGGGGCTTGATCACCAAGGAGCAGGTATTCTGTTAAATCCGATGCAGAATGGACAGGCGCAAACGTCGATCGCACCGAGCGAAACCGCGATCGTTCCGCAGTCTCTTACAGATTGGATTATTCAAGCTCCCTCTGGACTCGCTGAAATTTATCTAGTTTGCAGTCGCGTTCCGTTTCAGCAAGCGCAGGCAGTACTCGGTTCAGGAACAGGATTTGTGCGCTCTTTGCCTAACTTTCTTGAGGTTGCACAAGCAGTTTTACAAGATCTTCATTGTGCAAGCGGCACATCCTCCTGGATTAACGCTTCTGAGCTTTTTGCGCTCGATGTCAGTGTTTGGGCAACGTTTTGCTTTTCTTACCAAGTAGTTTGA
- a CDS encoding response regulator: protein MAGEKIAIVEDEAIVALSLRARLEAANYAVTGIADCASSALSLVTNTTPDLVLLDIKLKGDQTGIDIAQAIYDRWRIPVIFLTGYPDLAILHSAETADLFGYLVKPIDSITLYGAIKIALQKYQYQQHLEKVIQERTTELEIMSLCLQQETAKSQRLESEIPQALDELHALKSRLVTTISHELRTPLAIVLTSAELIERLGADCSSERRSRYFQKIRDAIQAMTTILTNTLTLERTNAATLKAQSAPFNLHQLCLEILSTVEPQYRIQSRFFGEPQVNLDAELFRLILTHLLSNALKFSEEDIDLEVRYCGDRVTLIVSDRGLGIPPEEVALVFEPFYRAKNVSTIAGGGLGLAIVKQCVELHGGTIAAQSELRQGTIMRIELPIDATV, encoded by the coding sequence ATGGCGGGCGAAAAAATTGCTATTGTCGAAGATGAAGCGATTGTTGCACTTAGTTTGCGAGCGCGATTAGAAGCCGCGAATTATGCGGTCACTGGAATTGCTGACTGTGCATCTTCCGCGCTATCACTTGTTACAAATACGACACCTGATCTTGTTCTTTTAGACATTAAATTAAAAGGCGATCAAACCGGAATTGACATCGCTCAAGCAATTTACGATCGCTGGCGAATTCCAGTGATTTTTCTCACAGGTTATCCCGATCTAGCCATACTTCATTCTGCCGAAACAGCAGATTTATTCGGCTATTTAGTAAAGCCAATTGATTCCATTACTCTCTATGGCGCAATCAAAATTGCACTGCAAAAGTATCAGTATCAACAGCACCTTGAGAAAGTCATTCAGGAACGCACGACTGAATTAGAAATCATGAGTCTGTGCTTGCAGCAAGAAACTGCAAAATCTCAACGTCTAGAGAGCGAAATCCCCCAAGCCCTCGACGAACTGCACGCCCTCAAATCACGACTTGTCACCACCATTTCTCATGAACTTCGTACACCTTTGGCGATCGTTCTCACTTCGGCTGAATTGATCGAGCGGCTCGGTGCAGACTGCTCATCAGAACGACGATCGCGCTATTTCCAAAAAATCCGCGATGCGATTCAAGCCATGACAACCATCTTGACTAACACGCTAACCCTTGAAAGAACGAACGCAGCTACACTCAAAGCGCAGTCCGCTCCCTTCAATCTGCATCAGTTGTGTCTGGAAATTCTTTCTACTGTCGAGCCTCAGTACCGCATCCAGTCTCGATTTTTTGGTGAACCACAAGTTAATCTTGATGCTGAGTTGTTCCGGCTGATTTTGACTCATCTGCTCAGTAATGCGCTCAAATTCTCAGAAGAAGACATCGATTTAGAAGTTCGATACTGCGGAGATCGAGTGACGCTGATCGTGAGCGATCGCGGTCTAGGCATTCCACCCGAAGAGGTGGCTCTGGTGTTTGAGCCATTCTATCGAGCAAAGAACGTGAGTACGATCGCGGGGGGCGGCTTGGGTCTCGCGATCGTCAAGCAATGCGTCGAGCTTCATGGCGGCACGATCGCAGCGCAGAGCGAATTAAGGCAAGGAACGATCATGCGGATCGAATTGCCGATCGACGCAACAGTCTAA